The following coding sequences lie in one Duffyella gerundensis genomic window:
- a CDS encoding sugar ABC transporter ATP-binding protein: MEQYRLMMRGISKTYGSAAALQDVDFFVKPGEVHALIGENGAGKSTLLNILSGVRPADGGEISVNGVLVQMKNPLSARHAGIAMIHQELQHVPELSVAQNMFLGRPLTKARGMWVDKRAQLERARLLLKQLDPSIDPNEPIKNLKVSQQQIVEIARALLDDAKIIAMDEPTSSLTPREFDRLAELIGDLKSMGVSLIYVSHKMNEIFRVCDRATIMRDGRQVGVVNIADEDEESIVAKMVGRKIDKLDHNSWATDREVLRVENLARGSDVLPASFSVRAGEVLGIAGLVGAGRTELLKLIAGIDKRSSGTVLVNGTAVRNHNVSAAIRAGIGLVPEDRKKEGIIKERAVKMNMALPSMRNFTLGGLLRKEKLNRVAHEVMSELKLRPLDIEKTIGTLSGGNQQKVIIGRWVAADAQVFLFDEPTRGIDIGAKSEIYNLIEKLAQAGKAIVVVSSEMTEIMRISDRVLVMREGKITKELSGSAITEENIARFAIKDVETA, encoded by the coding sequence ATGGAACAGTATCGTCTGATGATGCGCGGCATCAGTAAAACCTACGGCAGCGCCGCTGCTTTACAGGATGTTGATTTTTTCGTGAAGCCCGGTGAAGTTCACGCGCTAATCGGTGAGAACGGCGCCGGAAAATCGACGCTGCTGAATATTCTGTCCGGCGTGCGGCCAGCCGATGGCGGCGAGATCAGCGTTAACGGCGTGCTGGTGCAGATGAAAAATCCGCTCAGTGCCCGTCACGCGGGTATCGCGATGATTCATCAGGAGTTGCAGCATGTTCCTGAGCTCTCCGTGGCGCAAAATATGTTTCTAGGCCGCCCGCTAACGAAGGCCCGCGGAATGTGGGTGGATAAGCGGGCGCAACTGGAGCGCGCCAGGCTGCTCCTCAAGCAGCTCGATCCCAGCATCGATCCCAATGAGCCGATTAAAAATCTCAAGGTGTCGCAGCAGCAGATCGTGGAGATTGCACGCGCGCTGCTTGATGACGCGAAAATCATCGCTATGGATGAGCCGACTTCCAGCCTGACGCCGCGCGAGTTTGATCGCCTGGCTGAGCTGATTGGTGATTTGAAATCGATGGGCGTGTCGCTGATTTACGTGTCGCACAAAATGAATGAAATATTTCGGGTGTGCGACCGGGCGACCATCATGCGTGATGGCCGGCAGGTTGGCGTGGTGAATATTGCCGACGAAGATGAAGAGAGCATCGTCGCCAAAATGGTCGGCCGTAAGATCGACAAGCTCGACCACAACTCCTGGGCCACCGATCGTGAGGTGCTGCGGGTGGAAAATCTGGCGCGCGGTAGCGACGTGTTGCCCGCCAGTTTTAGCGTGCGGGCAGGGGAAGTGCTCGGCATCGCCGGACTGGTAGGCGCCGGACGTACGGAACTGCTGAAGCTGATTGCCGGGATCGACAAGCGCAGCAGCGGCACCGTGCTGGTGAATGGGACGGCGGTGCGTAATCACAACGTCAGCGCAGCGATCCGTGCTGGCATTGGTCTGGTGCCGGAAGACCGCAAGAAAGAGGGCATCATCAAAGAGCGCGCGGTGAAAATGAACATGGCGCTGCCGTCGATGCGCAATTTCACCCTTGGCGGGCTGCTGCGTAAAGAGAAGCTTAATCGTGTGGCGCATGAGGTGATGAGCGAATTAAAGCTGCGTCCGCTGGATATCGAAAAAACCATCGGCACGTTGAGCGGCGGTAATCAGCAAAAGGTGATTATTGGTCGCTGGGTCGCCGCTGATGCGCAGGTGTTTTTATTTGATGAGCCGACCCGGGGAATTGATATTGGCGCCAAGTCGGAAATTTATAACCTGATAGAGAAATTAGCGCAGGCGGGCAAAGCGATAGTGGTGGTCTCTTCCGAAATGACCGAAATCATGCGTATTTCCGATCGCGTGTTGGTGATGCGGGAAGGGAAAATTACCAAAGAGCTGAGCGGCAGCGCCATCACTGAAGAAAATATCGCCCGTTTCGCCATTAAAGATGTCGAGACTGCCTAA
- a CDS encoding RBBP9/YdeN family alpha/beta hydrolase produces MNVTFIVVPGFTNSGPQHWQTCIENKYVNTRRVQQDDWQKPDRERWSRRVGETVAATPGDVVLVAHSCGAVATAQWLAVNAHERVKAAVLVAPADVDAPCALDAIQPQRPLPGTRLPLPTLLICSDNDEHLTLPRAQQLAAWWGSELKVIAGGGHLHSAAGFGDWPAGEQLIAAFSGARFIPRAVSTTLYS; encoded by the coding sequence ATGAATGTGACATTTATCGTAGTGCCGGGCTTTACCAACTCTGGCCCGCAACACTGGCAAACCTGCATCGAAAACAAATACGTCAACACGCGGCGGGTGCAACAGGATGACTGGCAAAAACCCGATCGTGAGCGCTGGTCGCGTCGTGTGGGCGAAACCGTGGCCGCCACGCCCGGCGACGTGGTGCTGGTGGCTCATAGCTGCGGTGCGGTGGCGACGGCCCAGTGGCTGGCTGTTAATGCTCACGAGCGGGTGAAAGCCGCTGTTCTGGTGGCGCCCGCTGACGTCGATGCGCCATGCGCGCTGGACGCCATTCAACCGCAGCGCCCGCTGCCCGGCACGCGGCTGCCTCTGCCGACGCTGCTGATATGCAGTGATAATGATGAGCACCTGACCTTACCGCGTGCTCAGCAACTCGCCGCCTGGTGGGGCAGCGAGCTAAAAGTGATTGCCGGGGGCGGGCACCTTCATTCGGCGGCGGGCTTTGGCGACTGGCCCGCGGGCGAACAGCTGATCGCGGCCTTCAGTGGTGCGCGGTTTATCCCTCGCGCCGTGTCCACGACGCTGTACAGCTAA
- a CDS encoding pyridoxal phosphate-dependent decarboxylase family protein: protein MSRENPILAAAAHSTDAYQQAIAQSSQAVVQWLQQPEMYQGKTVAELRERITLDFNPQGLGNQVAIERAIEYFLKDSLSVHHPQCVAHLHCPSLVVSQAAEVLINATNQSMDSWDQAPSATIIELKLIEWLREQVGYQAGDAGVFTSGGTQSNLMGLMLARDAFFARQGHSIQQHGLTGNLKKIKVLCSENAHFSVQKNMALLGLGYQSVTLVKTDRFARMDMNDLRAKLAQAEANDEQILAIVATAGTTDAGAIDPLREIAALAAERQIWVHVDAAWGGALLLSEKYRNYLDGIELVDSITLDFHKQFFQTISCGAFLLKEARHYELMRYQAAYLNSEFDEAQGVPNLVSKSLQTTRRFDALKLWMGLEALGQKQYAEIIDHGVTLAQQVAQYVAEQPRLELVMEPQLASVLFRYRAPELPEADVALFNQRIGDALLESGRANVGVTEFDGVTCLKMTLLNPTVTLEDIKVLLALVESTAAGLMSA, encoded by the coding sequence ATGTCCCGGGAAAACCCGATTCTGGCCGCGGCGGCGCACAGCACCGACGCGTACCAGCAGGCGATCGCCCAGAGCAGTCAGGCGGTGGTGCAGTGGCTGCAACAGCCTGAAATGTATCAGGGTAAAACCGTTGCTGAACTGCGCGAGCGCATTACCCTGGATTTCAATCCGCAGGGATTGGGCAATCAAGTGGCGATTGAACGTGCCATTGAATACTTTCTGAAAGACAGCCTGTCGGTGCACCATCCGCAGTGCGTGGCGCATCTGCATTGTCCAAGCCTGGTGGTAAGCCAGGCGGCCGAAGTGCTGATCAACGCCACCAATCAGAGCATGGATTCATGGGATCAGGCGCCGTCTGCCACGATCATCGAGCTTAAGCTGATTGAATGGCTGCGCGAGCAGGTCGGCTATCAGGCAGGCGATGCCGGTGTGTTCACCAGCGGCGGCACGCAGAGTAACCTGATGGGCTTGATGCTGGCGCGTGACGCCTTCTTCGCTCGCCAGGGTCACTCCATTCAGCAGCACGGTTTAACCGGCAATCTGAAGAAGATCAAGGTGCTGTGCTCGGAGAATGCGCACTTCTCGGTGCAGAAAAACATGGCGCTGCTTGGCCTCGGCTATCAGTCAGTCACGCTGGTGAAAACCGATCGCTTTGCGCGTATGGACATGAACGATCTGCGGGCGAAACTGGCGCAGGCGGAAGCTAACGATGAGCAGATTCTGGCTATCGTGGCAACCGCCGGTACCACCGATGCCGGTGCGATCGATCCGCTGCGTGAGATCGCGGCGCTGGCGGCCGAACGTCAGATCTGGGTGCACGTTGATGCAGCCTGGGGCGGCGCACTGCTGCTTTCCGAGAAATACCGCAACTATCTCGACGGCATTGAACTGGTGGATTCCATCACTCTGGACTTCCACAAGCAGTTCTTCCAGACTATCAGCTGCGGCGCGTTCCTGTTAAAAGAGGCGCGTCACTATGAGCTGATGCGTTATCAGGCGGCTTACCTGAACTCTGAGTTCGATGAGGCGCAGGGCGTGCCGAATCTGGTCTCCAAATCGCTGCAAACCACCCGCCGTTTTGATGCGTTGAAACTGTGGATGGGCCTCGAAGCGCTGGGACAGAAACAGTACGCCGAGATCATCGATCACGGCGTAACGCTGGCGCAGCAGGTGGCGCAGTATGTGGCTGAGCAGCCGCGGCTGGAGCTGGTAATGGAGCCACAGCTGGCCAGCGTGCTGTTCCGCTATCGTGCGCCTGAACTGCCGGAAGCTGACGTGGCACTGTTCAATCAGCGCATCGGTGACGCGCTGCTCGAGTCGGGCCGCGCCAACGTCGGCGTCACGGAGTTTGACGGTGTGACCTGCCTGAAAATGACGCTGCTAAACCCAACGGTGACGCTGGAGGATATTAAAGTCTTGCTCGCACTGGTGGAAAGCACTGCCGCCGGCTTGATGTCCGCCTGA
- a CDS encoding substrate-binding domain-containing protein, with protein sequence MKKLLLSVLASSLLCTSVYAAELAPLKSDTEPDRTDWTQLDSKYGPLPKADSKLKIGGVSKTLTNEYWRSLGEGYQNVAKKYGFSVAYQAAANEDDQLGQLSIAETMISQGFNGLLVSPQTDINLEPALESANSKKIPVVNVNDAVMPNAQYYVGNVQKDNGVRVAKWFIQHHPQGGKVAVIEGQPGVYAAGQRTSGFKETLQANGKFAIVASVPANWSREQAFNAASTILQQHPDLIGFYANNDTMALGVVEAVRAQNKSAQTAVFGTDGISDAYASIKRGELTGTVDSFPVLTGEVAMDVMIRLINGQKLSRVISTPQALITKENADAFSTKDNAKLRQLLAQQ encoded by the coding sequence ATGAAAAAATTGCTTCTCTCTGTACTCGCATCATCCCTGCTTTGCACCAGCGTTTACGCCGCGGAACTCGCACCACTGAAATCTGATACCGAACCGGATCGCACCGACTGGACCCAGCTCGACAGCAAATATGGCCCGCTGCCGAAAGCGGACAGCAAGCTAAAAATTGGCGGCGTGTCTAAAACCCTGACCAATGAATACTGGCGTTCACTGGGCGAAGGTTATCAAAACGTCGCCAAAAAATACGGGTTTAGCGTGGCCTATCAGGCAGCGGCTAACGAAGACGATCAGCTGGGCCAATTGTCGATTGCCGAAACCATGATTTCTCAGGGCTTCAACGGCCTGCTGGTCTCGCCGCAAACCGACATCAACCTTGAACCGGCGCTGGAAAGTGCCAACAGCAAAAAAATCCCGGTGGTGAACGTCAATGATGCGGTCATGCCGAACGCGCAGTACTACGTCGGCAACGTGCAGAAAGACAACGGCGTGCGCGTGGCGAAGTGGTTTATTCAGCACCATCCGCAGGGCGGTAAAGTGGCGGTAATCGAAGGCCAGCCGGGCGTTTACGCTGCGGGTCAACGTACCAGCGGCTTTAAAGAGACGCTGCAGGCCAACGGCAAGTTCGCCATTGTTGCCAGCGTGCCGGCTAACTGGAGTCGCGAGCAGGCGTTTAATGCCGCCTCAACCATTTTGCAGCAGCACCCTGACCTGATCGGTTTTTATGCCAACAACGACACCATGGCGCTCGGCGTAGTGGAAGCGGTGCGCGCACAGAACAAATCGGCCCAGACCGCGGTATTTGGCACCGACGGTATTTCCGATGCATACGCGTCAATCAAGCGCGGCGAGCTGACCGGTACGGTCGACAGCTTCCCGGTGCTGACCGGTGAAGTGGCGATGGATGTGATGATTCGCCTGATCAACGGCCAAAAGCTGTCACGCGTGATCTCCACGCCGCAGGCGCTGATCACCAAAGAGAACGCCGACGCCTTCTCAACCAAAGACAATGCCAAATTGCGTCAGCTTCTGGCTCAACAATAA
- a CDS encoding YiiG family protein, with protein sequence MFKRASRTLLPGMLVSALVLPLAACDNSDKADAKPAAQSQPQAVAEDSAAQLTSKLNAYVGCFNTADDSVRNSALRYVSWMANAEKGPTGKERNVNVLGDVTPYELETCTKAINEASKASPKLPALDAAATQYLADLTTLQPLVSQASRYYSQEDYKDDGFAKGKQMHQPLMKAFNRFMKSSDQFGAEVEKENNAVVAAQLIEIEKSEGRHSRYYRLALVTQAKPLATLFTSPAPEVAGMTKALDAYSALLDEAEKATASEAGKPLTWSIFQDNAGTFLKDCKDRMRRIRDKTPYSTGEQSLLKGSGNSGWMVSGSPMRVLKSYNELVEAGNRL encoded by the coding sequence GTGTTTAAAAGAGCAAGCAGGACCTTGTTACCCGGGATGCTGGTGAGCGCCCTTGTCCTGCCACTGGCAGCATGCGACAACAGTGACAAAGCAGATGCAAAACCTGCCGCGCAGAGTCAACCCCAGGCCGTTGCAGAGGATAGCGCTGCGCAACTCACCTCAAAATTAAACGCCTATGTGGGATGCTTCAACACTGCCGATGACTCTGTTCGCAACAGTGCTCTGCGCTATGTGAGCTGGATGGCGAATGCGGAAAAGGGCCCAACCGGCAAGGAGCGCAACGTCAATGTGCTGGGCGATGTCACTCCTTACGAACTGGAAACCTGCACCAAGGCCATTAATGAGGCATCAAAGGCCAGTCCAAAATTGCCGGCGCTGGATGCCGCAGCCACACAGTATCTGGCGGATTTAACGACGCTGCAGCCGCTGGTTTCTCAGGCAAGCCGTTATTACAGTCAGGAAGATTACAAGGATGACGGCTTCGCGAAAGGCAAGCAGATGCATCAGCCCCTTATGAAGGCGTTTAACCGCTTTATGAAATCCAGCGACCAGTTTGGTGCCGAAGTGGAAAAAGAAAATAATGCGGTTGTGGCTGCGCAACTCATTGAGATTGAGAAGTCTGAAGGCCGCCATAGTCGCTATTATCGTCTGGCTTTAGTCACTCAGGCCAAACCGCTGGCGACCCTGTTTACTTCCCCCGCGCCCGAGGTGGCCGGCATGACAAAAGCCCTCGATGCTTACAGTGCGTTGCTGGATGAGGCAGAAAAGGCAACGGCCAGCGAAGCGGGCAAGCCATTAACCTGGTCCATCTTCCAGGATAATGCCGGAACCTTCCTGAAAGACTGCAAGGATCGCATGCGTCGGATTCGCGATAAAACACCTTACAGCACGGGTGAGCAGAGTCTGCTTAAGGGAAGCGGCAATTCGGGCTGGATGGTATCGGGTTCACCGATGCGCGTTTTAAAATCCTATAACGAATTGGTTGAGGCCGGTAACCGCCTGTAA
- a CDS encoding MurR/RpiR family transcriptional regulator, with amino-acid sequence MKQDPRAIGAQIRMRLPQLTPLERKVIDAITARTDMTEQTSLKEIAQENNVSEAMIVKITKKLNFTGYRHFRSNLVYYNQSEVAGLHAEIEPDDSSEQLLSKVFRTSIQAIEETLSILDVSEFNRAADIIFKARHIDLYAVGGSATVARDLSHKMLKIGIKSTAYDDAHIMLMSAAVLSDDDVVIAISHSGATRAVHDPVKLAVRNGAKVIVITNYAESPIAHSAHVVLNSTSQGSHLLGENAASRIAQLNILDALFVAIAKKDLKRAEKNLMKTQHAVQDLREF; translated from the coding sequence ATGAAGCAAGATCCGCGAGCCATTGGTGCTCAGATTCGCATGCGTTTGCCACAACTGACGCCGTTAGAACGCAAGGTAATCGATGCCATTACCGCCCGCACCGACATGACCGAGCAAACCTCGTTAAAAGAGATTGCGCAGGAAAATAATGTCTCCGAGGCGATGATCGTTAAAATTACCAAGAAATTAAACTTTACCGGTTACCGCCATTTCAGAAGCAACCTGGTTTATTACAACCAGTCTGAAGTTGCGGGTTTGCATGCGGAAATTGAGCCCGATGATTCATCGGAACAGCTGCTTTCAAAAGTATTCAGAACCTCGATTCAGGCAATTGAAGAAACACTGTCAATTCTTGATGTGTCTGAATTTAACCGTGCGGCCGACATTATATTTAAAGCGCGTCATATCGATTTATATGCGGTGGGCGGTTCCGCCACCGTGGCCCGCGATTTATCGCACAAGATGCTGAAGATTGGCATTAAATCCACGGCCTATGATGACGCGCACATTATGTTGATGTCGGCGGCGGTGCTCTCTGATGATGACGTGGTGATTGCCATTTCTCATTCAGGCGCCACGCGGGCGGTGCACGATCCGGTGAAGCTGGCGGTGCGTAACGGCGCCAAAGTGATTGTCATTACCAACTATGCCGAATCGCCGATTGCGCACAGTGCGCATGTGGTACTCAATTCAACCTCTCAGGGATCGCATCTGCTCGGGGAAAACGCCGCCTCACGCATTGCCCAGCTAAATATTCTGGACGCACTGTTTGTGGCCATCGCCAAGAAAGATCTGAAGCGGGCGGAAAAGAACCTGATGAAAACCCAGCATGCGGTTCAGGACCTTCGGGAATTCTAG
- a CDS encoding TIM barrel protein, protein MSELKFATRLNSFASGANLYWPELQGKPSVLQMIARAGTVNGLTHLDLNYPQHMVSDIPTMRQAIADAGLAVNGMQMRWDAPQFKIGAFTHPDAKIRREAIELTKRGIDAGREFDSRLMTLWMGQDGFDYCFQADYKKIWEDAVSAVREIAEYAPDVDISIEYKPNEPRAYSIFPNVTTCLLAVEEAGSPNLGITLDFAHVLFANEIPAFAAAMVARRSRLMGLDLNDGWGKRDDGLMVGSVNPRATLEFLWQMQRDGYQGAYYFDTFPDASGLDPVREAELNIITVKRLLKLCDQLEGNAELTDAISRQDAVSSQQIVNDIMLAR, encoded by the coding sequence ATGTCGGAACTGAAATTTGCTACGCGTCTGAATTCCTTTGCCTCGGGGGCAAACCTCTACTGGCCTGAACTCCAGGGCAAGCCCTCGGTGTTGCAGATGATCGCCCGCGCCGGAACGGTTAACGGCCTGACCCATCTTGATCTCAACTATCCGCAGCACATGGTCAGCGACATCCCTACCATGCGGCAGGCGATTGCTGATGCAGGCCTTGCGGTCAACGGTATGCAGATGCGCTGGGATGCGCCGCAGTTCAAAATCGGCGCCTTTACCCATCCCGATGCGAAGATCCGCCGTGAAGCAATTGAGCTGACCAAGCGCGGCATCGATGCAGGGCGCGAGTTTGATTCCCGTCTGATGACGCTGTGGATGGGCCAGGATGGTTTTGATTACTGCTTCCAGGCCGACTACAAAAAAATCTGGGAAGACGCGGTCAGCGCGGTACGGGAAATCGCTGAGTATGCGCCCGATGTGGACATCAGCATTGAATACAAACCCAACGAGCCGCGCGCCTACAGCATTTTCCCTAACGTCACCACCTGCCTGCTGGCGGTCGAAGAGGCGGGCAGCCCTAACCTCGGCATTACCCTCGACTTTGCCCATGTATTGTTTGCCAACGAAATCCCGGCCTTTGCCGCCGCAATGGTCGCGCGTCGCTCACGGCTGATGGGCCTCGATTTAAACGACGGCTGGGGTAAACGTGACGATGGCCTGATGGTCGGTTCAGTGAACCCGCGCGCCACGCTGGAATTCCTCTGGCAGATGCAGCGTGATGGTTATCAGGGCGCGTACTACTTTGACACCTTCCCGGATGCCAGCGGCCTCGATCCGGTTCGCGAAGCGGAGCTGAATATCATCACCGTGAAACGTCTGCTGAAGCTCTGTGATCAACTGGAAGGTAACGCTGAGCTGACCGACGCGATTAGTCGTCAGGATGCGGTAAGTTCTCAGCAGATCGTCAACGATATTATGCTGGCCAGATAA
- a CDS encoding ABC transporter permease, with product MMTQTPVRSGLHASSAFKFNVRDAGTLIGLLIIIVTFSFLSPVFFTLPNLLNVLQQSSINALIALGMTLVIISGGIDLSVGPTAALSAVLGATLMVSGVPVPIAVLATLGVGAACGVFSGSLIAYAGLQPFIVTLGGLSLFRAIALIYTGGNPIFGIPMEFRSIINSTLFGVPTPIIIVAVIALVLWTVMNKTPLGEYILAIGGNEEAARVAGVPVKRTKVTVYVISGTLASLASLILIGRLGAAEPTIGNLWELDAIAAAAIGGASLMGGKGSVFGTIIGVIILGALRNGLTLLNIQAFYQLLATGLIIIIAMLIDRATRGK from the coding sequence ATGATGACTCAAACTCCGGTCCGTTCAGGATTGCACGCTTCGTCGGCATTTAAATTCAATGTGCGCGATGCGGGAACACTCATTGGATTATTAATTATTATTGTGACCTTCTCATTTTTGTCACCGGTATTTTTTACCCTGCCAAATTTGTTGAACGTACTGCAACAATCCTCAATTAATGCGCTGATTGCTCTCGGCATGACGCTGGTGATTATTTCCGGCGGTATCGATTTGTCGGTCGGCCCCACAGCCGCGCTCTCGGCGGTGCTCGGCGCCACGCTGATGGTTTCTGGCGTGCCGGTGCCGATTGCGGTGCTGGCAACGCTGGGCGTGGGCGCAGCCTGCGGCGTCTTCAGCGGTTCGCTGATCGCCTATGCTGGCCTGCAGCCGTTTATCGTTACGCTTGGCGGACTCTCACTGTTTCGCGCCATCGCGCTGATCTACACCGGCGGCAATCCGATATTTGGTATCCCAATGGAATTTCGCAGCATCATCAACAGCACGCTGTTTGGCGTACCCACGCCGATCATTATCGTGGCGGTGATTGCGCTAGTGCTGTGGACAGTAATGAACAAAACGCCGCTGGGCGAATATATTCTGGCGATTGGCGGGAATGAAGAAGCGGCGCGCGTGGCGGGAGTGCCAGTGAAGCGCACCAAGGTCACGGTCTATGTGATCTCCGGTACGCTGGCATCGCTGGCGTCGCTGATTCTGATTGGTCGCCTTGGCGCGGCGGAGCCGACCATCGGCAACCTGTGGGAGCTGGACGCGATTGCCGCGGCGGCGATCGGCGGTGCTTCGCTGATGGGCGGTAAAGGCAGCGTGTTTGGCACCATTATCGGCGTCATTATTCTCGGCGCATTACGTAACGGATTGACGCTGCTAAATATTCAGGCCTTTTACCAATTGCTCGCTACCGGCCTTATTATTATCATAGCGATGTTGATTGACCGAGCGACCCGAGGCAAGTAA
- a CDS encoding PfkB family carbohydrate kinase: MSKIAVTGSLHYDIMLDAHHRPEKGETVMGTACSYKFGGKGGNQAIAAALAGASVRFAGAVGDDEQGRFLLNRLQGADVDTSAVQIVAGMPSGMSVAITDSEGDYGAVVVSNANQHISPETFAQPAFWQDVSLLILQNEVPEAINQQAAIAAHERGVTVSLNAAPARPLSAALEAIIDVLIVNAIEARDMSGITVSDLASAQTAAEQLTQRFSQVVVTAGEHGVAWCEQGQGSQALAAKKITLVSTHGAGDCFTGVLCTALAGQRSLTEAVMLANDAAAQHVSRQST; the protein is encoded by the coding sequence ATGAGTAAAATCGCAGTAACCGGCAGCCTGCATTACGACATTATGCTGGACGCGCATCACCGCCCGGAAAAGGGCGAAACGGTGATGGGCACGGCGTGTAGCTATAAGTTTGGTGGCAAAGGCGGCAATCAGGCGATAGCCGCGGCGCTGGCCGGTGCCAGCGTGCGGTTTGCCGGTGCGGTAGGCGACGACGAGCAGGGTCGGTTTCTGCTTAACCGCCTGCAGGGCGCAGACGTCGATACGTCAGCGGTGCAGATCGTCGCGGGCATGCCCAGCGGCATGAGCGTGGCGATCACCGACAGCGAAGGTGATTACGGCGCGGTGGTGGTGTCCAACGCTAACCAGCATATTTCGCCAGAAACCTTTGCTCAGCCCGCGTTCTGGCAGGATGTCAGCCTGCTCATTTTGCAGAACGAAGTGCCGGAAGCGATTAATCAACAGGCCGCTATAGCCGCTCACGAACGAGGCGTTACGGTAAGTCTCAACGCGGCGCCTGCGCGTCCGTTAAGCGCTGCGCTGGAAGCGATTATTGATGTGCTGATCGTTAACGCTATTGAAGCGCGTGATATGTCCGGCATCACGGTGAGCGATCTTGCCTCGGCCCAGACGGCGGCCGAACAGCTGACGCAGCGCTTTTCGCAGGTGGTGGTCACCGCCGGTGAACATGGCGTGGCATGGTGCGAGCAGGGGCAGGGCAGCCAGGCGCTGGCCGCGAAGAAGATTACGCTGGTGAGCACGCACGGCGCCGGAGACTGTTTTACCGGCGTGCTGTGCACCGCACTGGCCGGGCAACGCTCCCTTACGGAAGCCGTGATGCTGGCAAATGACGCCGCGGCGCAGCATGTTTCGCGCCAGTCGACATAA
- a CDS encoding diaminobutyrate--2-oxoglutarate transaminase encodes MTDKVRIDNLDANSSHANNEAYLARQAEFESNVRSYPRKLPLAIAQAQGVWITDVEKNQYLDCLAGAGTLALGHNHPDILQSIQNVITSGLPLHTLDLTTPLKDRFSEYLLSLLPGQGKEYCLQFCGPSGADAVEAALKLAKKHTGRTGVISFSGGYHGMTHGALAVTGNLSPKEAINGMMPEVQFMPYPHQYRCPLGIGGDAGVKALTYYFDNLINDVESGVRKPAAVILEAVQGEGGVNPAPAEWLQRIRKVTKEHGILLILDEVQAGFARTGKFFAFEHAGIEPDIIVMSKAVGGGLPLAVLGIKKEFDAWEPGHHTGTFRGNQLAMATGLTTLQHLKDNNIADKVAEQGEWLKGKLAEMQQRYPVIGHVRGLGLMIGIEIVKADAEPDHMGSYPADGALSALLQKKCFENGLILERGGRHGSVLRLLPSLLISNDELNIFLDKFEHALLSAGVKPV; translated from the coding sequence ATGACGGATAAAGTCCGTATTGATAATTTAGATGCCAATTCATCACACGCAAACAATGAAGCCTATTTAGCGCGTCAGGCGGAATTTGAATCAAATGTTAGGAGTTATCCACGTAAGCTGCCGTTAGCCATCGCGCAAGCGCAGGGAGTATGGATTACGGACGTTGAGAAAAATCAATATCTTGATTGCCTTGCGGGCGCGGGAACGCTGGCGCTTGGGCACAATCATCCTGACATTTTGCAGAGCATTCAAAATGTCATTACCAGCGGCTTGCCGTTACATACCTTAGATCTGACGACTCCGTTAAAAGATCGCTTCTCGGAATACCTGCTCTCTCTGCTGCCAGGCCAGGGCAAAGAATATTGCCTGCAGTTCTGTGGCCCGTCGGGTGCAGATGCGGTAGAAGCCGCGCTGAAGCTGGCGAAAAAGCACACCGGTCGCACCGGCGTGATCAGCTTCTCTGGCGGTTATCACGGCATGACGCACGGCGCGCTGGCAGTGACCGGTAACCTGTCACCGAAAGAAGCGATTAACGGCATGATGCCAGAAGTGCAGTTCATGCCCTATCCGCACCAGTATCGCTGCCCGCTCGGCATCGGCGGTGACGCGGGCGTGAAAGCGCTGACCTACTATTTTGATAATCTGATCAACGACGTGGAAAGCGGCGTGCGCAAACCGGCAGCGGTGATCCTGGAAGCGGTTCAGGGCGAAGGCGGGGTTAACCCGGCACCGGCTGAATGGCTGCAGCGCATCCGTAAAGTGACTAAAGAGCACGGCATCCTGCTGATCCTTGATGAAGTGCAGGCGGGCTTTGCTCGTACTGGCAAGTTCTTCGCCTTTGAGCACGCGGGCATTGAGCCAGACATCATCGTGATGTCCAAAGCCGTAGGCGGCGGTCTGCCACTGGCGGTGCTGGGCATTAAAAAAGAGTTTGATGCCTGGGAACCGGGTCACCATACCGGCACGTTCCGCGGCAACCAGCTGGCGATGGCGACCGGCCTGACCACGCTGCAGCACCTGAAAGACAACAACATTGCGGATAAAGTGGCAGAGCAAGGCGAGTGGCTGAAAGGCAAACTGGCTGAGATGCAACAGCGCTATCCGGTTATCGGTCATGTTCGCGGCCTCGGCCTGATGATCGGCATTGAGATCGTGAAAGCCGACGCCGAGCCGGATCACATGGGCAGCTACCCTGCGGATGGCGCACTCTCTGCGCTGCTGCAGAAGAAATGCTTTGAAAATGGCCTGATTCTGGAGCGCGGTGGCCGTCATGGCAGCGTGCTGCGTCTGCTGCCGTCGCTGCTGATCAGCAACGATGAGCTGAACATTTTCCTCGATAAGTTTGAGCACGCGCTGTTATCTGCTGGCGTGAAACCGGTTTGA